aaaatcgactaagttaataggagaacatgataggcaaagaggtcgatcgaaaaattggcgggaaccaAAATTGAgcttttgcccgaaaatcgactaagttattaggataacatgatatgcaaggaggtctaccaaaaattggcgggaatcaaaattcagcttttgcccgaaaatcgactaagttaTTAGGATAACATAATATGCAAGGAGGtctaccaaaaattggcgggaatcaAAATTCAGCTTTTGCCCAAAAATCGACTAAGTTATTAGGAAAACATGATATGCGAAGAGGTCTGTCAAAAAATTGTCGGGTAACGGAATTTATCTTTTGCCCGAAATTTGCTGAAGtgttaggagaacatgatatgcaaggagATCTATCGAAAAATTGAAGGAAAATGGAATTTTGATTACCGAATGGATATGAAAGGAACATGGCAAGATTGTGGTGTAAATAAGCacacatggttatttctacaaagacttttatttttttaaggcAGAGGATTTTATACAGACGTATTTTGTACATACAACATAAAGATCAATTTTTAACACATATAATTAATACACATCATGACACACACAATTTTTCAACAAATGCAAGCAgttatcctctatcttcacgaCGAAGCTTCTTGACAGTAAAGTACTTTGCATTCCTCCTGTCGTGTCAATGCATGCCATACAACCATGCTGGCTACCTTGCCTGAAACAGATAGATATAAGATTAATAGTCGGCTCATCAAAGACGTAAAAGGAAGATTTAAACTGAAACCTTACCTATGATTACATTCTTCAACTGAAGACGCTTGATGATGTCCCTCGATGGATGTTCTGTATCTCGTGGCGCATGGCCTGCTCCCTGCTCTAGGGTGACGCACCCTTATAGTCCCATGGGCCTTTAATATGGGACAGCCGAAGCAATTAACCAAGGACTGCCACGATCTGTCTCCTCCAAAGTCTCAGAAGCGATTGAGGAGGGCGTTGGTGCTGCGGGATCGTttccaaaatgtcttccagtgacgtcataaagTGGAAAAGTGAGGGCGCCACATGCAGTTCACTCGAATGCCGTAAGCTGCGCGCACTTTTCCACGTTGTGACGTTCCTGGAGGACATCTTGCCACGACAAATGGTTACACCGTTCTCCACAGATTAACCTGGAGATGCGACGCTTCGTTGGATGCTTGTTTAACCCCTGAAgaataaagaaaaatgaaatgttATAAGGTGGCTTCATTTTACTGTTCAATCGTTTGCTAAATATTGATGGCCATGCTTATTGGAAAACTCGAATTATATACCTCAAGTGCCTTGGAAATAACGAGTTATCTAAAGtgtcctatctcttcgattgccACGGAACGAATGACATTACGGGGCATGGACATTTTGGGTTGAGTGGGGACGCGCGTGGATAGGCTGCTAACAACCCTAATCTTATACATTAGGAAAACTTTCAAAGTTCCATCTacctttattttaataaaatattcgaaATATTACAGTCTTTACTGCCTTCGTTAAATATTCTACATCGTCATCGTCTTATAACAAATGAAcataataaatgaataataaatGAAAACTGACTAATGTAAAACTTGAATTACCTTAGAAAGAAATTTGGACTTGAAATTATATTAGTCGCGTATGTAAACGAATAAAGCACTTTGAAACTATGAAAGACCCGTCTGTTCTGACTCTTTAATGGAATATTCAAAGTCCTTCCTGTCCTTACATCTTAATTTTTGGGGTAGAAATTGCTCTCAACTCTCCtatatctttattttttttctaaGAAGAAGTATGGGAATTGGATTGGGATGAATGTGTTCGAATattttacattatattttatacaacaATTGCACTTTACTTGCCATTCACTATTCGGTAGCTGCATAGTGTATAGAAACCCACACAAACTGTGTTCATCACCCAAGGAGGATCCAGTGGACTCCAGTAATGCTCCAGAGACTCCAGCTGCATCTGAATGCGATGTTTTCATCTGGTGTCTGTTTGATCTCGGAAAACAAAATTGAAAACGTTATACACTACATACTGCACActaaggctcacttttcattaaaaatgggAGCAATACTTATCAGTGGTCACGGACGTTGAAGGGTCAAGTTGTCCACTTGTTGACGGCCCTCGATGGATGCTTCGTATCCCGCAGCGCATGGTCTGAACACTGACCAAGGATGGCGTACCCGCGAAGTCCCAAAGCCTTTGACATGGGTCAGGGGAGGCTGATCTAGGAACAGACTAAAAACCGCCACGACCAGCACCCTTCGACGTCACAGGAATGACTGAGGAGCAGCGCTGGGATGTGCCGGGACATAAGAAAAAGAGGGGGGGTATCGCCTACCACTTGATTACCTTTCCTACGCTATCCCCACTCTTCTACTTTTGTCCCCGCATATCGCAACACTGCTGAGGAACGTGTTGCGCCGGTCGTGCACGATATTTACGCCTTCTTATTCTAAAATCGCACTAAGAAACCGGGCAACTTTAATCAGGTATCCTAAACGTCCTATCTCTATCTACCACGGAGCGTATGTCAATGTCATTGTGCACGAGTATACTGGGCATACTAATTCTGGGCTGTGTGTTCACGG
The Calliopsis andreniformis isolate RMS-2024a chromosome 8, iyCalAndr_principal, whole genome shotgun sequence DNA segment above includes these coding regions:
- the LOC143182347 gene encoding uncharacterized protein LOC143182347, which translates into the protein MFFLFFHGSNQHWMKTAHSEARDIWRRCGPPWMLNVACVRRAMSVPRSASPDPCQRLWDFAGTPSLVSVQTMRCGIRSIHRGPSTSGQLDPSTSVTTDKYCSHF